A genome region from Methanobacterium subterraneum includes the following:
- the thsA gene encoding thermosome subunit alpha — translation MINVAQLGGQGGQGQPIIIMPEGSSRVLGRDAQRMNIMAGKVLAETVRTTLGPRGMDKMLVDGMGDIVVTNDGVTILREMDIDHPAAKMLVEVAKTQEDEVGDGTTTAVIIAGELLKKAEELLELEIHPTTLVIGYRKAAAKAQELLNQIAIDASDRDTLQMVAMTAMTGKGTEKAREPLAKLVVDAVLQVAEDGEVDSDHINIHRIQGSTVHDSQIVNGVVIDKSRAVNSMPKDLKDASIALLKYPIEVKDLETDAKIKLTDPAQMQAFIEQEEQMVKDMVDKVIESGADVIFCQKGIDDLAQHLLAKAGILAVKRVRKSDIERLGKATGARLVTNVEELTAEDLGHAGHVYEEKVFDEVLIFVEECDDPKAVSIILRGSTRHVAEEVERAVEDAIGVVSATLEDGQVVAGGGAPEIALAKGLRDYADTISGREQLAIAAFADALEIVPKTLAENAGIDQIDAIVDLRAAQENSFYMGLDVFNGNVTDMKEAKVIEPKRVKKQAIQSAAEAAEMILRIDDMIASSGSSEPDMGDMGGMPGGMPPMM, via the coding sequence ATGATTAATGTGGCACAATTAGGTGGACAAGGTGGACAAGGACAACCTATTATTATAATGCCTGAAGGCTCTTCAAGAGTTTTAGGAAGAGACGCTCAGAGAATGAATATCATGGCTGGGAAAGTTCTGGCTGAGACAGTTAGAACCACTCTCGGCCCCAGAGGAATGGACAAAATGCTGGTAGATGGTATGGGAGATATCGTGGTGACCAACGATGGTGTGACCATCTTACGGGAAATGGACATCGACCACCCAGCCGCTAAGATGCTGGTAGAAGTAGCCAAAACCCAGGAAGATGAAGTGGGAGATGGAACCACCACTGCAGTTATTATTGCTGGGGAACTACTTAAAAAGGCAGAAGAACTCTTAGAACTGGAAATACACCCAACCACTCTGGTAATTGGTTACCGGAAAGCAGCAGCCAAGGCACAGGAATTACTAAACCAGATAGCAATTGATGCCAGTGACCGTGACACCCTCCAAATGGTGGCCATGACCGCTATGACTGGTAAAGGAACTGAAAAAGCACGAGAACCACTGGCAAAACTGGTAGTAGATGCTGTACTGCAAGTGGCTGAAGATGGTGAAGTAGATTCTGACCATATTAACATCCACCGTATACAGGGATCAACTGTCCATGACTCACAGATCGTCAATGGAGTGGTTATCGACAAAAGTAGAGCTGTTAATTCCATGCCTAAGGATTTAAAAGATGCCAGCATCGCTCTTTTGAAATACCCAATAGAAGTCAAAGATCTGGAAACTGACGCCAAGATCAAACTCACTGACCCTGCCCAGATGCAGGCTTTCATTGAACAGGAAGAACAGATGGTCAAGGATATGGTGGACAAAGTAATCGAAAGTGGTGCCGATGTTATCTTCTGTCAGAAAGGAATAGATGACCTGGCCCAGCACTTGTTGGCCAAAGCAGGAATCCTGGCAGTTAAACGTGTAAGAAAATCCGATATTGAACGCTTAGGAAAAGCAACCGGGGCACGTCTGGTAACTAACGTTGAAGAACTCACTGCCGAAGACTTGGGGCACGCTGGACACGTCTACGAGGAGAAAGTCTTTGACGAAGTACTGATCTTTGTGGAAGAATGCGATGATCCCAAAGCAGTATCCATCATCCTACGTGGAAGTACCCGACACGTGGCCGAAGAAGTGGAAAGAGCTGTAGAGGATGCCATAGGTGTAGTTTCAGCCACATTAGAAGATGGACAGGTAGTTGCTGGTGGGGGTGCTCCAGAAATAGCTTTAGCCAAAGGACTCAGAGACTACGCTGACACCATCAGTGGCCGTGAACAGTTAGCAATCGCAGCTTTTGCTGATGCACTGGAAATCGTTCCAAAAACCCTGGCTGAAAATGCTGGAATCGACCAGATCGATGCAATAGTGGACCTTCGGGCAGCCCAGGAAAACAGTTTCTACATGGGACTGGATGTCTTCAACGGTAATGTCACCGACATGAAAGAAGCTAAAGTAATCGAACCCAAACGGGTTAAAAAACAGGCTATCCAATCTGCAGCCGAAGCTGCCGAAATGATTCTGCGAATTGACGACATGATTGCCTCTTCAGGTTCAAGCGAACCAGACATGGGTGACATGGGCGGTATGCCTGGTGGAATGCCACCAATGATGTAA